The Halobacillus amylolyticus nucleotide sequence ATTAGCGGTTCCGCTCGTCATCATGTTATTTGGAAACGAAATGAAGTTGATTATGAAGGAAGAATTTGTGTTGAGTACGAAGGTGTTAGGTGGCAGTTCGGTTCATTTACTGTGGAAGCATTTGCTACCCCATCTGAGTGCTCGTATGGGAATTGTTTTTGGCCAGCAATTCATCCAAACCCTGCTCATCTTCGTTCATTTAGGCGTTCTCGACATATTTTTCGGCGGAACCATCGTCTCAAGCGGCGGGTTTATGCAAGACCCGCCGCAATCAACAACATATGAATGGTCTGGACTGGTTGGATCATCTAAAAATGCTTTGATGACAGGGAGATGGTGGTACATCATTCCTCCGCTTCTCGGATTCATGGTCGTCATCATTGCTATGCAGTTTGTCATTCAGGGAATTAAAGAAGTTCAGCAAAAGCGTGTCGGTGTACCGATTGACCGCAGCCAATGGTTCCGAAGACTTTTCCGCAAGCGGACAGTGGAAAAAGCTCCTGTAAAGCAACCTGCAAAAGAGGACTTTGTATTTAAACATAGTGAACACAGCCGTTCTTCATAAAAATGAACTGACCATAGCAGGGATGAATATAGGACGGCAACGGCGAGGGTTCTAGAGTAATTTAAGTCCTGATTTAAGGAGAAGTATCATATTTAATCAGAAAGAGGGATCTTATGAAAAATACAGTGATTAAAGAATTACAATCTCACAAAGCAATACTTGAGGCCTTTCCAGTTATGAATCAACTACGAACTCATCTAGATGAAGAAACATACTTAGCACTTGTAACAGAAGCAAAAGAAAAGGAAAGCTACAGGCTTTTTGCCCTATATGATCGAGGTGAAATCGTTGCTGTAACGGGGTTTAAACCTATGATCACCCTTTACTATGGTCGGTTTGTGTGGGTGTGTGACCTTGTAACAAACAGCGAAAGTCGTTCAAAAGGATATGGAGACAAGCTGCTTACTTTTGTACATGAATGGACGAACGAAAATGGGTATGAAAGTGTTGCTTTATCATCGGGATTGCAACGAATGGAGGCGCATCGTTTTTATGAAGAACGGATGGACTACGACAAGGTAAGTTATGTGTTTAAAAGAAAGATCGATTAGCAAAGACGGCAATAATGAAATGATGGTTAGGAGCGGTGGATAATGAGCCATGAAAAAGTGGTGATTGGAGCTGGCGAATATAACAATAACCCTGGTTGGAGGCAAACTCAAGAAACAGAACTTAACTTACTCAATAAGAACGATTGGATAAAAGAGTTCTCAGAAAACAGTCTATCTGCCATATTAGCTGAACATGTTTGGGAGCATTTGACCTATCAAGAAGGAAAAGCAGCTGCAAAAAATTGTTTTGAATTTTTAAAGACAGGCGGTTATGTCCGTTGTGCTGTACCAGATGGTTTTTTTAGGAATGAGACCTATCAGAATATGGTTAAGGTAGGCGGTCCTGGGCCTGAAGATCATCCTGCAGCTAGTCACAAATACGTACATAATTATAAGACTTTAACACACTTATTTGAAGAAGCTGGTTTTGAAGTAAGGTTACTTGAATACTGCGATGAAGCTGGCGTTTTTCGACAAAATGAGTGGGAGGGAAAAGAGGGGGTTATTTTTCGCTCGAAGAAGTATGATCCCAGAAACCAGGGTGATGGAGTAGCTTTTCCATCTTTAATTATCGATGCTATTAAAAACTAAAACTACTGAAGTGGAACCCTTACTTCATCAATAATATGGGAGTATCAGCTATTTACAAAGAGCGTATAGTGCAAAAAGACTGGAAATCAACATGGAATAAGATTGAAATTCATCACCTTCATCATTATTAAATATGATGAGACTTGTTAGACGAAAGGAGTCCTTTTATATGAATCCTATACTACTCGAATTTCCTCATGAATTTAAAACAGACCGATTACTAATTAGGATGCCGAAACCTGGGGACGGAAAGGCCGTACATAGTGCGATAAAAGCTTCAATTAAAGAATTAAAGCCCTGGATGCCGTTTGCTCAAAATGACCAAAGCGAGGAAGAAACTGAAATAAATATACGTGAATCCCATGTCAAGTTTTTAAAACGGGAGGATCTAAGATTGCTTGTTTTTCTTGAAGAAACAGGGCAATTGGTTTGTTCCTCAGGTCTACACCGTATCGATTGGGATGTCCCCAAGTTTGAAATAGGATATTGGGCAGACACCCGTTTTAGTGGAAAAGGATATACAACTGAGGCTGTAGCAGGCATAACAGAGTTTGCCTTTAAAGAACTAAGTGCAAAGCGAGTGGAAATAAGGTGCGATTCAAATAATTCGAAAAGTATGGCTATACCCGAAAGACTGGGTTTTAAGTTAGAGGGAGTACTTAGAAATGACGACCTTTCAGTGGAAGAGAAGGAGCTAAGGGATACTTGCGTCTATTCAAAGGTAGACTTAAAAGATTAGCCATATTCATATTACGTTAATTTGATAGGAAGATAGGGAGATCCTTACCCTATCTTCCTCCAAGCTTTGGTTTACATACGAACAATTACTGCACCGCCGCCGCTCCCTTGGACACACTTGGTATCTTCCTGACCATGCATCGACTGCAGCAATTGATTATTTTGTGCAATCAATTGACTAAGCTTATCCATCTGATTTTCAAGTCTGTGTATCACCTGCAGCATATATTGCATATCTGGTGAGTTACCATGATATGAATTGGCTGGGAAAGACGAATATGGGTAGCCATGAACGTTCTGTTTCTTTTGGAAAGGGCGTTGGGAGGGAGAGGGATACTCTGGAAATACCCCATTCTTGTGCATGGCACCTTGAGATTGTGTTCTTTCTTCTGATCCTTCGCCTTGATCGTTGACGTAACTTTGATATCCATTCCTTTCACTTTTTCCCCATTGATTTTGACGATAGGGGTGCCACTCTGGTTGGGATGAATTGTGGGAAGACATCCTTTAATCTCCTTTTATCATATATTCGGTTTTTTCCTTTATTGGGTATAAACATTTAATAAATGATTGATTTGCCCATGAATATAGCATCCTCCTGTATTTTTACTGGCCTACAAAACCAAAATATTGACAGCAAATTTTATGAATAGTATATTTATCTTGAATTAGAGATAAATGATTTTAGGCTAAATGTAAATACGTAAATAAAACAGGTCATTTACTAAAAAAATAAATAGTTAGAAGTCAGTTCAGTAAAGGGAGAGAGAATCCCTATCCTAGAGGTGAAATGGAGGAATTTAAAATGAACGGATTAAAAGGACTACACCACGTTACTGCCATTACGAGTAGTGCAGAAAAGAACTATGAATTTTTCACATACGTATTAGGGATGCGCTTGGTGAAAAAAACGGTGAATCAAGATGACATTCAAACCTATCATTTGTTTTTTGCAGATGACACAGGCAGCCCAGGTACAGATATGACATTCTTTGATTTCCCTGGCATCCCAAAGGGGGTACATGGCACAAACGAGATGTCAAAAACATCTTTCCGTGTGCCAAGTGATTCTGCACTGGATTATTGGGTGAAACGTTTTGATCGTTTAGAAGTGAAACACAATGGAATTAAACAGCAATTTGGTAAAAAGACACTCTCTTTTGTAGATTTTGATGATCAGCAATATCAATTGATTTCAGATGAAGGAAATGAAGGAGTAGCTGCTGGTACACCATGGCAAAAGGGACCGGTCCCTTTAGAATTTGCCATTACGGGATTAGGACCGATCTTTGTGCGGGTCGATAACATTGATTATTTCAAAGAGATGATGGAAAAGGTTCTGTTATTCAAAGAAATCGATAAAGAAGGTTCATTCCACTTGTTTGAAGTAGGGGAAGGGGGAAATGGTGCACAGGTTGTTGTGGAATATAACACGATTCTTCCTCAAGCTAGACAAGGTTATGGTACGGTTCACCATACGGCATTTCGTGTCGAAAACCGCTCTGTTTTAGAAGAATGGATTGAACGTATGCATAGTTTCCGGTTCCAAACCTCTGGTTACGTCGACCGACACTTTTTCCAATCACTATATGCAAATGTGGCACCACAAATATTATTTGAATTTGCGACAGATGGGCCTGGGTTTATGGGGGATGAGCCGTATGAAACACTTGGGGAAAAATTATCTTTACCACCATTATTAGAACCAAAACGTGAGAAAATTGAAGATTTCGTTCGCCCGATTGACACCGTGAGGAGCACAAAGGAATTTACTAAGGATTAAGAGCATTTTAAACTGATCTACAAAGTCAAGCGTCTCTCTTGAATGGGGAGGCGTTTGTTCTGCGGGAGTGGTCACTGTTATTTCCTTTCAGAGTTAAAATAAAAAATCTATCCTAGAGGGCGGAGCGGACACTGATCGAATGCACGCCGCCTTATGATCAGCCCTATAGTATAGTGGGTGGCATTTTTTATAGTGAAACGCATGTCTTTAATTACCCTAAGGCTTAAGCTAGAGCTAGTAAAAGGATTACTTCTTTCCATGACCATAGTTTTTCAGATATTGTTTGTTTTTCCGAACATCTCAATCCTTTCTGAAAAATCAGTGTTAAATCCATGATAATACGTGACGTAACGGACCCTTCGTTATTACGATCAAATTGCACTAGTGCAACCAGCTGGCAAGGAGGCTACAGGGAAAAGACTCTATACGGAAAAGGAAATGCTAATGCTCGAAAAGGTCGTCATCCTTAGATGTTTCAGGGGGATGAGCTTTTAGCTGGAAAGTTCTGGAAGGCGCGAAAACCGAAAAATCATTCTCAAAAGATGAGGCTATATCCGGTATCACAAGAAATTACACGATTTATCAATGAGGCTATATCTATTTATGAGAAAGGGTGTAATACAAACGAGAGCAATTGAGAAGGAAGGGTTTTTCTGAGTAAATTAGATCCGGGGAGGTCACTAATTTAAAACTACTCCCTCCTTCCCTAGGATCATTATAACAGAACATTTGTTCCTGTGTAAGGTTTAAGCACAATAGTACAAGTATATAAAGAAGTAACCGTCATTGAGCGGTTACTTCTTTGTTATAGTCTATTTTTTTAGTAATGGATAGGTGACCCTGGTCCAAGATCAATTCCTAATAACATCCATATGATTAGGAATAACGTCCATGAGACGAGAAAGAAAATGGAATAAGGGAACATTACGGAAATAAGAGTACCAATCCCCATTTTTTTATCGTATTTTTGCGCAAACGCAATAATGATAGCAAAATAGGTCATTAATGGTGTAATAATGTTCGTGGACGAGTCTGCCACCCGATATGCCATTTGGGTCAATTCCGGAGAATAACCAAGTTGCATCATAATTGGTACGAAAACAGGGGCCATCATTGCCCATTTAGCAGAGGCACTCCCGATAAACAAATTAATAAAACCAGAGACGACAATGAAGCCAAGAATCAACGGGATACCAGAAAGATTAATCGATTCAAGGAACTGGGCCCCATAAACTCCAATGACAATTCCCATATTTGATTCTGAGAAAAAGGCAACAAACTGTCCTGCTGTAAAAGCTAAGACAATGAACATTCCCATAGACGCCATGGTGTCGGAAAGCTGATCAGCAACATCTTTATCGTTGCGGATATTTTTGGTTACCTTTCCATATACAAGGCCAGGGATGAAGAATAAAATAGCAATAATCGGTACTAACGCATTCATGAACGGAGATTGAACGATGGATCCATCTTCTCCTCGAAGTGGAGCGTTAGGCGGTACGATGAGTAAAGCAAATGCAATGATTCCTATTGCAAGGGCAATACCTGATGCAATAAGTCCTTTTTTCTCTATTGGGCTAAGCCCTTTGAGTTCTTCTGTAGATTCGCCTTTATACTTACCTAAACGCGGTTCTACAATTTTTTCAGTTACCCAAGTACCAACAAAGGTGAGCAAGAAGACTGAAGCAAAGATAAAATAATAGTTCATAGCTATGTTCATGCCTTCTGCATAAGCAGGATCTATAATGGCAGCCGCGTCAATGGTTAATTCCCCAAGCATTGGGTCGGTCGCTGATAAAAACAGGTTAGCACTGAAGCCAGCTGAAACACCAGCGAAAGCAGCAGCCAAGCCAGCTAAAGGGTGTCTTCCCAGGGCGATAAATATGACGGCGCCTAATGGAGGCAGCACCACATATCCTGCATCAGAAGCAACACTGGACATAATACCGGCAAAAACTAGTCCAGCTGTAACGAGACGTTTTGGTACAGATAGCACAAATCCGCGTAAGCAAGCACTAATTAGACCTGTTCTTTCAGCAAGTCCAATACCAAGCATTGTAGCCAGTACCACTCCAAGTGGTGCGAATCCTATGAAGTTATCTACCATACTTTCAAAGATATATTGAATACCTTCAGCATTTAACAGGTTTTTGACTTCTACCA carries:
- a CDS encoding AbgT family transporter, with protein sequence MEKKRKGLFQRFLDGVELLGNKLPHPVTLFALLALAVILLSAIISSTGVSVEHPGKEGEMVEVKNLLNAEGIQYIFESMVDNFIGFAPLGVVLATMLGIGLAERTGLISACLRGFVLSVPKRLVTAGLVFAGIMSSVASDAGYVVLPPLGAVIFIALGRHPLAGLAAAFAGVSAGFSANLFLSATDPMLGELTIDAAAIIDPAYAEGMNIAMNYYFIFASVFLLTFVGTWVTEKIVEPRLGKYKGESTEELKGLSPIEKKGLIASGIALAIGIIAFALLIVPPNAPLRGEDGSIVQSPFMNALVPIIAILFFIPGLVYGKVTKNIRNDKDVADQLSDTMASMGMFIVLAFTAGQFVAFFSESNMGIVIGVYGAQFLESINLSGIPLILGFIVVSGFINLFIGSASAKWAMMAPVFVPIMMQLGYSPELTQMAYRVADSSTNIITPLMTYFAIIIAFAQKYDKKMGIGTLISVMFPYSIFFLVSWTLFLIIWMLLGIDLGPGSPIHY
- a CDS encoding class I SAM-dependent methyltransferase: MSHEKVVIGAGEYNNNPGWRQTQETELNLLNKNDWIKEFSENSLSAILAEHVWEHLTYQEGKAAAKNCFEFLKTGGYVRCAVPDGFFRNETYQNMVKVGGPGPEDHPAASHKYVHNYKTLTHLFEEAGFEVRLLEYCDEAGVFRQNEWEGKEGVIFRSKKYDPRNQGDGVAFPSLIIDAIKN
- a CDS encoding ring-cleaving dioxygenase; the encoded protein is MNGLKGLHHVTAITSSAEKNYEFFTYVLGMRLVKKTVNQDDIQTYHLFFADDTGSPGTDMTFFDFPGIPKGVHGTNEMSKTSFRVPSDSALDYWVKRFDRLEVKHNGIKQQFGKKTLSFVDFDDQQYQLISDEGNEGVAAGTPWQKGPVPLEFAITGLGPIFVRVDNIDYFKEMMEKVLLFKEIDKEGSFHLFEVGEGGNGAQVVVEYNTILPQARQGYGTVHHTAFRVENRSVLEEWIERMHSFRFQTSGYVDRHFFQSLYANVAPQILFEFATDGPGFMGDEPYETLGEKLSLPPLLEPKREKIEDFVRPIDTVRSTKEFTKD
- a CDS encoding GNAT family N-acetyltransferase: MKNTVIKELQSHKAILEAFPVMNQLRTHLDEETYLALVTEAKEKESYRLFALYDRGEIVAVTGFKPMITLYYGRFVWVCDLVTNSESRSKGYGDKLLTFVHEWTNENGYESVALSSGLQRMEAHRFYEERMDYDKVSYVFKRKID
- a CDS encoding GNAT family N-acetyltransferase yields the protein MNPILLEFPHEFKTDRLLIRMPKPGDGKAVHSAIKASIKELKPWMPFAQNDQSEEETEINIRESHVKFLKREDLRLLVFLEETGQLVCSSGLHRIDWDVPKFEIGYWADTRFSGKGYTTEAVAGITEFAFKELSAKRVEIRCDSNNSKSMAIPERLGFKLEGVLRNDDLSVEEKELRDTCVYSKVDLKD